AGACACTAAATCGACCGACATCGATTCGTCGTTTTGGAGTGAATTCGGCATTGATACACCTGGGCAGAAGTCCCCGAACGCTCACGGACCCTCAAAACCCCGGCCAAACGAACAGcaaagcaacaacagcaacaatctCGAGGTCTACGATGATGATTGGGATGTCTGGGAGGCTAGTCCTCAGCAGCCGAACAAGACGCACACCCCTTCCTCGAGCCGATCTACGCTGGAATCGAAACATGACCAGTCTCCGAGATCCCAGGCTAGCAGTCCGCGGACGAGTACTAGGTAGGTATTCTCCAATTGAAGTTGGTATTGATTCCTTAATTGATGGTTGTAGTTTCGGAGACTGGCGTCCAATTAGCCAGGGCGACTCTGTCCCGGACCCCAGTGTTTCTGATGGCATTCCGTGGCCTGCAATTACCAAGATGGCACCGTCTAAGCTGAACCGCACCGCGTCGAGTCTCATGACCGAATGGGAACGAAGCCTCTCTCCTGATAGGACCCCGGCTAGTCCTACTCTTTCCGAGAAGGAGAATAAGGCAGACTAAGCTTGCTTGGTTTGGGCATTTTCTttatttgcttttctttttcatacTTTCCTTTGTTCCCTTTCCCAAGCCTAAACAAGGAATGTGTCTGTTGGCACGGACACTTGGACGAGTTGCTGGTATATTGAATAACTGGACCACGACACAAACACGAGACAAGAACCGAATAACGCAGGGCTATGATTGTGACCCGAATACCCTTTATGACGAAGCGTACTTCTgctgctttctttctttttacCCTCACTATATCTTCTCTTTTGTCTATCTTATAGACTATTTTGTACCtttactttttttcttctgaTGTGGAATGTTTTGGCATAGCCATTTGATTGTATGTATATTACTTGAATGAATATTTAACAAATGTAAAGTACTTTATTTCTGTAAATGCTTTGGACTTCGCCATCTAAACAAATTCTCCAGAAGTCACATGACTTCCAGCGCTTCTGGTGCATCCCGCCTACCGCAAAAAATAAATTCCCGACGGCGATTCCGCGGAGAGCTTTATCACGTctcattatcttctataCGAATATAGAGACGCTTGTGTCTGCGACTTGCATACGGACAAGCGCCTGAACCGCTCTTCCTACACGACTGTCCCCAAATTATTGCAAAACAGACTTCGAATCCTACACACCCGCATTCGCCTCCACCTCCCAAATCTACACCATGAGTTTCCCAAACATGACCCCGCCGATGGGCGGCATTGGAGGAGGTCCCAACATGCAAGGAATGAGTGAGCAGGAACAGATGATGGTCAAGGGTGTATGCTTGCAACTGCAAATTATACCGCGAAGCAAAGATAGCTAACGTCGTCCGCAGATGCACGCCGCAATGGAATCCTGTCCATTCAAAACCGTCATGTCCGGCGGTATGGGCTTCGCCCTCGGTGGTGTGTTCGGTCTCTTCATGGCCAGTGTACGTCTCCTCAGCCTTCACCTCAATCCCAATTTTAACTCAGGGTCGCGGTAGATGTCCTACGACTCCCCCCTAACCCCCCAAGGTCGCCAAATCGCCGACCTCCCCTGGCGCCAACAACTCCGCCATGGCTTCAAAGACATGGGCGCACGCTCTTGGTCGTCGGCCAAGAACTTCGGCATTGTGGGCGCTTTGTATTCAGGCACCGAGTGTTGTATTGAAGGGTTGCGGGCGAAAAATGATCTTACGAATAGCGTGAGCGCGGGGTGTATTACTGGTGGTATTTTGGGTGCGAAGGCGGGCCCGCAGGCTGCAGCTTGGGGGTGTGCAGGTTTTGCGGCGTTTAGTGCGGCGATTGATGCTTATATGCGGATGCCGGGGGATGAGGAGTGATTTCTGGACTTGGTCTGGGTCATGCTCTGGGACATGGGACggcgtttttttttttttttttttggttagCATTATGGCGTTTGGTGTTTCCTTTTGTGTGTGGGCTATTGATGTAGCCTGCAAAAGTGGTTGTTCTGATGTGCACATAGACTTGCAATCTCGCAACTCTGCTGTATAATATTTTCGCTGTATAGATACATACATGGATGATACATGGACATTAGACGTTCTCCCTTAACTCAAGATCCAATCCACCCTCAGAGACCATATTCTGACTAGCAATAACCTGCGTCATCGACTCAAACATCCTCACCCACCGTTCCTCTCTCTCCGACTGCCTCTTTTCGCGCTCAGTTTGTCTTTCCCAGAACCTTTTGTCACTGCTTGCATCTTTTGAAAATGCATTTGGGTTTTTGCGTGGATTTTGGCGAGTTGGGTTTGCTGTCTGCTTGTATTCTGTCGCGTTTTATACATTCGTCTGCTTGGATCTTCGAGCAGCTTCCTTCGTGCTCTATCCATTGTTTTTGGTGCTGAATGAGCATGAGCTCTGATGAGTCTGGTGGCAAAGTGGAAGATGGAACcgggggtggagaggaaggggaagaaggtgaGTGACGGTCTGGGCCATTAGCGTTGTCGTcactgttgctgttgccgtTATTGTCATCATGTTTGTAGTTGTCGTTCATGCCCGCGTCCACGTTCTGCATATCAACATCTTgcatgttggtgttgttctGCGGTAGCTCATCTGCGTTTAGTCGTGACTCTCTGGACTCGTCGAGGTTAAGGCTTGGAGTCAATGACTGGTTGTGCCGGTATGGGATTGCCATTGAAATTGGGTTTGGACGATGGCAGTAAGCGTGGTCCAGGCTGGGGCTGAGCTGGAGCTTGTTGCTGAGACTGGGAAGTTCCAAGTGTTCTATCAACAGAACCCACTTGATGATGATTCGTCTCCAAATCTGGCCGAGGATAAAACCTAGTATCCTCCTCAGATCCAAAAGTCCAGTCCAGATCCGTGAGATAGGTGCATCTCAAACCCAGCATACTTG
This sequence is a window from Aspergillus chevalieri M1 DNA, chromosome 5, nearly complete sequence. Protein-coding genes within it:
- the TIM22 gene encoding translocation channel protein TIM22 (COG:U;~EggNog:ENOG410PQDK;~InterPro:IPR039175;~PFAM:PF02466;~TransMembrane:1 (o45-67i);~go_component: GO:0042721 - TIM22 mitochondrial import inner membrane insertion complex [Evidence IEA];~go_process: GO:0045039 - protein insertion into mitochondrial inner membrane [Evidence IEA]) — encoded protein: MSFPNMTPPMGGIGGGPNMQGMSEQEQMMVKGMHAAMESCPFKTVMSGGMGFALGGVFGLFMASMSYDSPLTPQGRQIADLPWRQQLRHGFKDMGARSWSSAKNFGIVGALYSGTECCIEGLRAKNDLTNSVSAGCITGGILGAKAGPQAAAWGCAGFAAFSAAIDAYMRMPGDEE